A part of Acropora palmata chromosome 6, jaAcrPala1.3, whole genome shotgun sequence genomic DNA contains:
- the LOC141883844 gene encoding D-inositol 3-phosphate glycosyltransferase-like isoform X2 yields the protein MASCLRQPQKQDRAIKVTILASEWESSKGGLSTINRELAIQLAKFPNVEVTFFLPKCSHESKEEAQHHGISVVKAERRPGFEELDWLSFPPEHLEMDVVVGHGMKLGKQAQVIRNSHKCKWVQVVHTDPEELGMFKCYENRISKGEQKHHVEVQLCQMADLVVGVGPKLTEAFLTYLSWCKKDQDVFELTPGVFADFTCVQQGPVNRKKFSVLVFGRGDSKDFELKGFDIAARSVAALRDISLVFVGVPKGKCNGIAKRFLDLGIPAKRLKVRGYTDREALKRLFCEVDLVLMPSRTEGFGLTGLEGLSAGLPVIVSKNSGFGEALGSVPYGSSFVIDSEDPSAWAAAIKSIWNKDRQLRLDEAKGLCDSYGKRYSWSEQCKKLLEKMVRLLENRQDASRKNQISVQQGEASRGASIEDRTETSAVPDQAIAAVNSEIQRKRSACPIVATREKRQRQNTDFPENASRASQILVQQGEARRGASVEDRTERQGVSHTASQVEHRCQDFGV from the exons ATGGCATCATGTTTAAGGCAGCCTCAAAAACAAGATAGAGCCATTAAAGTCACCATTTTGGCTTCCGAGTGGGAATCCAGTAAGGGTGGACTTTCCACTATTAACAGAGAGTTGGCCATTCAGTTGGCCAAATTTCCTAATGTTGAAGTCactttctttttgccaaaatgtTCCCACGAGAGTAAGGAGGAAGCGCAGCACCATGGCATATCCGTTGTTAAGGCAGAGAGACGACCAGGGTTCGAAGAACTCGACTGGCTCAGCTTTCCACCGGAACATTTAGAGATGGATGTGGTTGTTGGTCATGGTATGAAACTCGGTAAACAGGCTCAAGTTATCCGCAACTCTCACAAATGCAAGTGGGTTCAAGTGGTACACACAGATCCAGAGGAACTAGGAATGTTCAAATGTTATGAGAATCGAATCTCAAAGGGAGAGCAAAAGCACCATGTTGAGGTACAGCTATGCCAGATGGCTGATTTGGTGGTTGGAGTTGGACCCAAGCTGACAGAAGCCTTTCTAACATACCTTAGCTGGTGTAAGAAAGATCAAGATGTTTTTGAGTTGACTCCTGGAGTTTTTGCTGACTTTACCTGTGTTCAACAAGGTCCTGTCAaccgaaaaaaattcagtgtTTTGGTCTTTGGTCGTGGAGATTCTAAGGATTTTGAGTTAAAGGGCTTTGATATTGCAGCAAGGTCTGTTGCTGCCTTGCGTGACATCAGCCTTGTTTTTGTGGGAGTGCCTAAAGGAAAATGTAATGGGATTGCCAAACGTTTCCTTGATTTGGGCATTCCTGCAAAGCGTCTGAAGGTGAGAGGTTACACAGACCGAGAGGCTCTGAAGCGGTTGTTCTGTGAGGTGGATCTTGTGCTGATGCCATCAAGAACTGAAGGGTTTGGGTTGACAGGTCTGGAAGGTCTTTCAGCTGGGCTTCCCGTTATTGTCAGCAAGAACTCTGGGTTTGGAGAAGCTCTGGGCAGTGTACCATATGGTTCTTCATTTGTCATTGACTCTGAAGATCCCAGTGCATGGGCAGCAGCTATCAAGAGCATCTGGAACAAGGACAGACAATTACGACTTGATGAGGCAAAGGGGCTGTGTGACTCCTATGGAAAGAGATATAGTTGGTCTGAACAGTGCAAGAAACTTCTTGAGAAGATGGTCAGGCTACTTGAGAATAGACAAG ATGCTTCTCGCAAAAATCAGATCTCAGTCCAGCAAGGAGAGGCGAGCAGAGGCGCATCCATTGAAGACAGAACAG AGACCTCTGCAGTGCCAGATCAAGCTATTGCAGCAGTTAACTCAG aaattcaaagaaaaagatctGCCTGCCCCATAGTGGCCACAAGGGAGAAAAGGCAGCGACAGAATACAGATTTCCCCGAAA ATGCTTCTCGCGCAAGTCAGATCTTAGTCCAACAAGGAGAGGCGAGGAGAGGCGCATCCGTTGAAGACAGAACAG AAAGGCAAGGTGTGTCTCATACAGCATCTCAGGTCGAGCATCGCTGCCAAGATTTTGGAG TGTAA
- the LOC141883844 gene encoding D-inositol 3-phosphate glycosyltransferase-like isoform X1: MASCLRQPQKQDRAIKVTILASEWESSKGGLSTINRELAIQLAKFPNVEVTFFLPKCSHESKEEAQHHGISVVKAERRPGFEELDWLSFPPEHLEMDVVVGHGMKLGKQAQVIRNSHKCKWVQVVHTDPEELGMFKCYENRISKGEQKHHVEVQLCQMADLVVGVGPKLTEAFLTYLSWCKKDQDVFELTPGVFADFTCVQQGPVNRKKFSVLVFGRGDSKDFELKGFDIAARSVAALRDISLVFVGVPKGKCNGIAKRFLDLGIPAKRLKVRGYTDREALKRLFCEVDLVLMPSRTEGFGLTGLEGLSAGLPVIVSKNSGFGEALGSVPYGSSFVIDSEDPSAWAAAIKSIWNKDRQLRLDEAKGLCDSYGKRYSWSEQCKKLLEKMVRLLENRQDASRKNQISVQQGEASRGASIEDRTETSAVPDQAIAAVNSEIQRKRSACPIVATREKRQRQNTDFPENASRASQILVQQGEARRGASVEDRTERQGVSHTASQVEHRCQDFGDAFGRSQISVQEGVERTSISTEDRTGEASTPATEGDTLSKVIKSYEENLRLARDEDDGATEGYICFHLGKVYESQLDLPKAIDCYEKALTIAGKAGDRDIEADSYFRLGSAYKSRGDLPKAIECL, from the exons ATGGCATCATGTTTAAGGCAGCCTCAAAAACAAGATAGAGCCATTAAAGTCACCATTTTGGCTTCCGAGTGGGAATCCAGTAAGGGTGGACTTTCCACTATTAACAGAGAGTTGGCCATTCAGTTGGCCAAATTTCCTAATGTTGAAGTCactttctttttgccaaaatgtTCCCACGAGAGTAAGGAGGAAGCGCAGCACCATGGCATATCCGTTGTTAAGGCAGAGAGACGACCAGGGTTCGAAGAACTCGACTGGCTCAGCTTTCCACCGGAACATTTAGAGATGGATGTGGTTGTTGGTCATGGTATGAAACTCGGTAAACAGGCTCAAGTTATCCGCAACTCTCACAAATGCAAGTGGGTTCAAGTGGTACACACAGATCCAGAGGAACTAGGAATGTTCAAATGTTATGAGAATCGAATCTCAAAGGGAGAGCAAAAGCACCATGTTGAGGTACAGCTATGCCAGATGGCTGATTTGGTGGTTGGAGTTGGACCCAAGCTGACAGAAGCCTTTCTAACATACCTTAGCTGGTGTAAGAAAGATCAAGATGTTTTTGAGTTGACTCCTGGAGTTTTTGCTGACTTTACCTGTGTTCAACAAGGTCCTGTCAaccgaaaaaaattcagtgtTTTGGTCTTTGGTCGTGGAGATTCTAAGGATTTTGAGTTAAAGGGCTTTGATATTGCAGCAAGGTCTGTTGCTGCCTTGCGTGACATCAGCCTTGTTTTTGTGGGAGTGCCTAAAGGAAAATGTAATGGGATTGCCAAACGTTTCCTTGATTTGGGCATTCCTGCAAAGCGTCTGAAGGTGAGAGGTTACACAGACCGAGAGGCTCTGAAGCGGTTGTTCTGTGAGGTGGATCTTGTGCTGATGCCATCAAGAACTGAAGGGTTTGGGTTGACAGGTCTGGAAGGTCTTTCAGCTGGGCTTCCCGTTATTGTCAGCAAGAACTCTGGGTTTGGAGAAGCTCTGGGCAGTGTACCATATGGTTCTTCATTTGTCATTGACTCTGAAGATCCCAGTGCATGGGCAGCAGCTATCAAGAGCATCTGGAACAAGGACAGACAATTACGACTTGATGAGGCAAAGGGGCTGTGTGACTCCTATGGAAAGAGATATAGTTGGTCTGAACAGTGCAAGAAACTTCTTGAGAAGATGGTCAGGCTACTTGAGAATAGACAAG ATGCTTCTCGCAAAAATCAGATCTCAGTCCAGCAAGGAGAGGCGAGCAGAGGCGCATCCATTGAAGACAGAACAG AGACCTCTGCAGTGCCAGATCAAGCTATTGCAGCAGTTAACTCAG aaattcaaagaaaaagatctGCCTGCCCCATAGTGGCCACAAGGGAGAAAAGGCAGCGACAGAATACAGATTTCCCCGAAA ATGCTTCTCGCGCAAGTCAGATCTTAGTCCAACAAGGAGAGGCGAGGAGAGGCGCATCCGTTGAAGACAGAACAG AAAGGCAAGGTGTGTCTCATACAGCATCTCAGGTCGAGCATCGCTGCCAAGATTTTGGAG ATGCTTTTGGCAGAAGTCAGATCTCAGTCCAGGAAGGTGTGGAGAGGACAAGCATATCCACTGAAGACAGAACAG GGGAAGCAAGCACCCCGGCTACAGAAGGAGATACCCTTTCAAAAGTTATCAAGAGTTATGAAGAGAACTTGCGCCTTGCCAGGGATGAAGACGACGGGGCTACAGAAGGATATATCTGTTTCCATCTTGGAAAAGTTTACGAATCCCAGCTCGATCTTCCAAAAGCTATCGACTGTTATGAAAAGGCTTTGACCATTGCCGGGAAAGCAGGCGATCGGGATATAGAAGCAGATAGCTATTTCCGGCTTGGGTCCGCTTACAAGTCCCGCGGTGATCTTCCAAAAGCTATCGAGTGTCTTTAA
- the LOC141883851 gene encoding uncharacterized protein LOC141883851 — protein MAFSTLGKLYSSSRSDLPKAMECFEKALNCAREAGDRSGEANAYFGIASVYQSSNDLPKAIECLEKALPIVREGVHPTNEAELYQSLGMLYYHNNDLPKAIDCWEKTSNIAREAGDWDTEVKAYCHLGTAYDDRGNLPKAIECYEKGLNIATKTGDELAIFKACRNIERCHLALGNLLKASEYRKKSLSNRVVALTEEATEGSACNHQVTPVE, from the exons ATGGCCTTCTCCACTCTTGGCAAACTTTACAGCAGTTCCCGCAGCGATCTTCCAAAAGCTATGGAATGTTTTGAAAAGGCTTTGAATTGTGCCAGGGAAGCTGGCGACCGCAGTGGAGAAGCAAACGCCTATTTCGGTATTGCGTCCGTTTACCAGTCCAGCAATGATCTTCCAAAAGCTATCGAGTGTTTGGAAAAGGCTTTGCCCATTGTCAGGGAAGGAGTCCACCCGACTAACGAAGCAGAACTCTATCAGTCTCTTGGGATGTTGTACTACCACAACAATGATCTTCCAAAAGCTATCGATTGTTGGGAAAAGACTTCGAACATTGCCAGGGAAGCAGGCGACTGGGATACAGAAGTAAAAGCCTATTGTCATCTTGGGACGGCTTACGATGACCGTGGCAATCTTCCAAAAGCTATCGAGTGTTATGAAAAGGGTTTGAACATTGCCACGAAAACAGGCGACGAGCTGGCCATATTCAAGGCCTGTAGGAATATCGAACGATGTCACTTGGCCCTTGGCAACCTTTTGAAAGCTTCCGAGTATCGTAAAAAGAGTTTATCCAACCGAGTGGTTGCTCTTACTGAGGAGGCAACAGAGGGATCAGCCTGCAACCACCAGG TGACCCCAGTGGAATGA